Within Planococcus citri chromosome 2, ihPlaCitr1.1, whole genome shotgun sequence, the genomic segment atggaatttttaattcgtgTTTTCCGAATTTCAATTTAGGAACTATGACGTAATCCGCGGTTTGTATTTCTTTATCATCAGCTAATGTACAATGGACCGGATTGTCCAAATTGATGTAATCTATTTCATCTGCGTGTTTTTTCCGCAGGAGATTAGCTGTTTCTTCAGAAATTACGTTGGGGACCGCACCGGAATCTAACTGGGTTGGATAAAATGATTCCCCTAAGCCGAGTGAAACAACACAGGTAATTATTTCTTCTGGTGGATACGTTAATTGATTTTGAACTAATGGATCCGCATGTTTTTTATTATAAACCTGTTTCGACGCTTTCACTTGATGAACTCTCAGCTTCTCATACGAATCTTGACCAGGGCGTTCGTTGATAGGTGGTTCACACATTAGCTTACCGACAGAAATTTTATCGCGAGGGGTAGTACGTCGATCGGGTAATTCAGAAAAATGTGTTACAATACCAGCGATTTCTCGCTTAGTACTTACGTGTGGATAATAATTCGTACCTTCTTTTGATAGGTAGAATTTGGATGCAATCGGGCTTACATTTTGATCCGCGTCTAACGCTGGCACGATTTGATCAGCAATACGAGCATGACTAGTGGCTTCGAGAAATAATAACGCGGGTTCAAGTAAAAATCTTACTCCCCGTAGCGAGCAGACTTCActaaaaattcgtcgaaacgAATACCATTTTGCACTTGGAACTTTTTCACCGGAAACTGCAGGTTTTACAAGTGGAAACAACACGATGATATCTTTAAAGCCTTtattgattattattattaatatttcatcGAGTTTAGATCGTATCCAATTGAAGTTCGTATTATTATTGTCACGATTTAATTCAGATTGTAGACATGATAGAACTGCATGTGGTTTCGTAAATTTAACTTGTTTAATTGCAGTAATTAAATCGTCAATATGAATACTTTCTCGACGAAATGGTTTACGTCGACGTGCAGTAACGTCAAccaatgaagaaataaaatatgCTAGCGAATCTCCAATTACCTCGTAGTCTTTTAACGGCGGAGCTCCAGTAGCAATAATTGAGTGAGTTGGTAATGTTTCTATTCCTCCGACTCCCCCTCGCTCGAGGACTCGGAGTTCGCTACCTCGTTTTTTGGAGGCTCTTCATTATTAGATGATTTGTTATTAATTTTAGCCAACACGTCCTCAAGCTGCGGTGGATTTGGATCAGGAGTACCGGTTGAATGAATGGGAGGTTTGTACCCAGATGCCCCAGAGCTCGAAGATTTTGAGTTATTGTTGGAGTTAGATTGGCCACCATTATTGGAATTATCGAAATTATTCCTAGATTTGCGaaaaccatgatttttcttCGGAGTTTCAGAATGAGAACTCGTGTTTGGTGTTATTTCGTATGGGCAATCGTTATATTCTTCGGTCTTGGTAAGTTCACCtaactttttatcaaataaatggTAGTCTCGACGTGCACGGCTATTAAACTTTACTTTTAGATCTTTTGGAATGCGTTCGTATACGGTCTCAATCAACATATGATCAGGAACGTCAGTTTCAGCCAAGATATGAAGCCATTTTCGAAGTTCAGCACAGATCTTTTTGGATGAACTGTGATTAATTCGTAATCGCAGAAACGTTTTACGGGCCTCGGTATGTTGCTCGCCATTCCAAAAGTGCTCATAGAAAGATTTTCTTAATTCTTTATACGATTTAATTGGTTTTGTGTTATCTCTCCAGAATTTTGCATCGGTGGTCTGAATGGCTGCTCGAAATAAACGGATCCATTTTTTCTCGGTAGCGTCGTATTCATCCATGAACTcttcgaattcaaaaatgaagtctaCCACCTCGTATCGACGACTATCATCGAAAATGACACCATTACTAATGATGTGTTTGGTTTTAACGTCTTTTTTACCTTTACCAAACTTAATTTTTCGGTTGAGTTTACGACGACGTCTAAAAGCATTACCTTCGCCTTCCTCAACGGAATCAGAGGACTCtccgtcgtcatcgtcgtcgtcgtcggtagaTTCAGGAGTTTTAGTTACTTTCTTTGGTGACCTTTTACCACCACCTGAGCGATTAGTACGAATAGGCGTTTCATCAGCACCGCCATCTCCATCACCACTATGGTCAGCTCCACCAGAGGATGACAAAGGTATCGTTGTTGAGATGGCATTGGTTGAACCCTGCTGCTGACGAGTCTCGTTCAACGCTACAGCTAATTGAGTATAGCCATCTCTAATCGTCTGAAGTTCTCGTAATATGAACTCACGATCTTCGTGCATAAATTGACGTGTATTATTAGACCATGTTTTTAACCTCATCAGCTGATCACCAATACCCATCGTGCATAGCAAACCAGTATTATTGAGTTTAAAAGTTTGCTCAGCTTTTGAATTAGCGAGCTTTATTACGCGGTCAGTTTCGTCTAACTCAGCGCCGAGTACCTCACGCCACTTATGATCCATTTGTTCCATGTTCTTCTTAAGGAACTGTTGGACTTTACCGAAATGTGTGTTAATATCGTTTACGCTATCAACGTATATTTGATTAATGTCACGGCGTGTTTTGGATAACGATTTTTCGAGTCTCTTAATTCGCTTACGGGCTCCATCATCTTGCATACGATAATGGATAGCGAGCCAATCAAgcaatttattataattatctTGAGTGACTATTTGCACATGAGCAAGTTGGAGATCGATTGGAGGATCTTCCGTATCGAATGCTTCATCAGAATTAAGtggatcaaaatcaaattcgCTGACATTATCGTTATTGTCATGATTTTCGGCAGTAGGTACTCGTGCTTCCAAATTGACAGTATTATTAGGAGCACTGGCTGCACCCTTTCCGCTAGCACCAGCttgcgttgaaaaaattgtgctggTACTATTTACCGTAATAGTTGGGGCTACGGTCGCAGCACCAGTTGTACTTGAAGCAGTGGTTACCAAAGTTGTAGTCGGTACAGCAGCTACGGTGGTAGGCGGAGGAAAAAATATGCTCGAGTATCGACGATGACGAGCAGCTGATGATGatgtaaaatgtaaatcagAATTATCCCATGATAGAGATCGAGCGTTAAATAATGGCATCGTCATGTCACGTCGAGTTGCACTGGGAATAGGTGAGATTTCAGGGCGTTCAGTCGACGGAGCTGTTGATTGACGCACCGTCGAACTAGCGACATTTTCCACGGTCGTAACTGGTGAACCAATTACTGTTTCGGGTAAAACCTCAGGAATCAAGGGTACTTTCGACACATCTGTAGGTTGGAATAGTACCCTCGGTGTAACCTGAGTTGGTGGATCTGAGAATTGAACATTAGTCCCAGAAGTGGAGGCTTCCGGTGAACCGTCCATTATACCTCGTTCAATTAATTCTTTccgaatttgctcaaaattaattGGCAAATCACTGGTTAGAATTGGATCATCGGGAATTCTTAAATTCCTCATTTGCGCTAAATTACGAGTTATTGCACGGTTTGGAGCGCCTTGGGGAGCTGGTTGTCCCCCTTGCACATCCGGACTATTAGTAGGTGTTTGAGACATGAATACGCTATCTTCGGAGCAAAAGCTCGGTAACGAATTTTGTCTTGAAGGATATGGCGAACTCGCGTTGGAATGTGATTTCAAATCACTAGTTACTATGCAGGAATTGTTCGAAACCGTTGAGTTGATTCGTAAATCGCTCATACACTAAGTACGAAACacgttttgaatttcttcaataaaacgaaacgaaaactcAAAGGCACGAATAATAACGCGAAGCACAATTAACacgattcgaaaaaataattctttactATAACAGCATAGCAGTAGGAACAAAACCACGAATAATTCGATCACGTATGACTTTAACGACGGCATAAGCACCATAAAGGATACGCGAACTGAACacaatgaagtaaaaaattataatgtttCTTCTTGATTAAATTTACAAGGCTTGCAGACGACACCAAGTACCGATAAATGGAAGGGTTAAATCTATAACAATAGATTGGGCTTATCTCCCACTGCTCGGCGCGTAGGTCCGACTGCAAGGAAATTTTCTACCTATTTAATTGGTAAGATAACGGATGTGATATTTGCCAATTTTCGAATGTAATTATCGTTATCTTTTCGTTGCTGGTTGATATTGTGGTGGATAAAAAACCCTTGGGTTTTTCTAGCACTTAATTTTACAATAGGCTAGacactttttaatttattcggtTGATAAAAAAAACCGCAACGCTAACGATTAGGTAGGAACGTCAGTATTTTTAGTAACAGAATAATAGATTCTAGTTACTTGATTGATTTTGgtgcacaaaattttatctctgtagaaattttcccacgacagtACCTATGATAGGTAGTCTGCATCAGATAACAGGGTTTTTACTACTTATTTTCAACCTACAACGTATATAATTTTTGACATGAATTATACACGAAAATTCGCGAAATGAAGAACTTTACAGATATTTGCACATTTAAAACAACGTCATAATCTCTTAGGACAGATACACATTGGCCGATGCATACCTATACCCATGAAAATAGACACGTTCGCATAATAACTTGCTCAGTAAATATTTCACTAGGAAGAAATACCTATAATAGGTACAGTAAGAACTAAACTACCTATGATAGGcttcgagaaaaaattatcttcaaacTTGCGTTCGTAAATCGCACTACATGGTGATAGGATTTCTCCATATGAAACACAAAAGACACAATTGTATCTAGAATCTgttactacctactcgtatgtataggCGAACCTACCAGTGACTTGAGGTGTTCTTCACAGAACTAGATACCCAAACACAAACACTTATGTATGTCTAATTACTGGGGCTACTAATCGTATAATAGGCGCAATGACTATCAGTGACTACTTTTCGCTATGTAATATagaacacactaaaaaaaaaagttgatctgGTCTATCTGATCAGTACGTTTGATCTGCGTGAGCTGAATCAGTATCCTATTTGCTAATATGTGTTACATATAGCGCGAAAAATAGAGAACGCTTGCGAATGAGTGAAACATTCGACTTAGGCAAAACAAAggaaagaaaaagcaaaaaaaactgaCCGTAGCTCTTTAGGCGAGGCGTGATGTTAAATATAACGCACTTTTAGATCACTAGTATATCTAAAGGACGTTCCCGGGTTTCGGCACCAAAAATGACgtgcaagaaaaaataaattaaatctttTGTCCTAAACAGACCTAATATACCATCTCTCACACGCATTTAAAACAACCCTTAGGTTGACTAAAGACAATCCCAAGGGAAGACCTAGCTATCTAGTAGCTTCGCGAATGTCTGGCGAATTACCGCCTCGCCATTCGCTTttcggtgaaataaaaaaatgtaagcaCTTTTTAAGCACTGGTAAATCCCATATATTTCAGGAATAAAACAAGATAATATATGGGTTAAAACAAAGgaacaaaaaggcaaaaaataaggaacaaaaagcaaacaaaaatagtTAACAATGAATGGGATTATCCCAGCGCTACCCTACCAGTCCTATACCCCTCGGTACCGGGCACGAAAGCATCCGAGAGACAGGAGCACCCTCACtccatacctacccaaaaggtgTAGGTACAAGGTCGGATTCCCTATTCCGTAGCTAGCGGATAGGTAACCCTATGAGCTATGTACTTGCACTCGTAAGCGAAGTACATAGACTGAATTTTTACACGTAGAACCATCGCGTCGTTAGCCATAATCATAGCTAACGAATCCCTACCTAACAACGTCCCTATACATGCCGTAGCGGATAGGTACGCGGTCTGTTAGGTAGGTGCACTGCTCTAAATTCTAAAAGAAGTTACTTTTCTTCCCCCTTAGAGGAaataaaagtttactttttctcgCACTACAAAACttgaatgcaaaaaaattgaaaaattaggttttAATATCCgagagaaaattgaataaatttttactaggcacataaataagtacctatgtagtatctctacctacctatcaaacaAAACGCATTTTATTTTGATAGGAACAGATCGCAGAATCGTCTATGAAGAATATTGTAGatacaattttgtaatttgtacatTATATTTAAAAGGAACATTTAAATAATACATAACGTCAGTCGCTATGTTTATAAAGGAAGGCATTCATTCCTTGCCAAGTTATTATTAGTTTGGTAAAAGTTGAAACTAAAACGATTCATTTTCTGCAAATTGTTTTAATGGTGACATTTATTATCGACAACcgttaatttgaatttcaacaagCATGTAAAATGCGTCACTTGATCAAAGAgaacattttatcaatttgaccacaaattattttatttcgctttttgttgaaatttttctacgagTACTCACATTTTCCTTTTGTTTCTGATTACAGATTGGAATGGCTATAAGCTTGTGAACCATCAATGTCTTGGCAACCTCCAAATTATCCAAAAGGATGGGGGAAACCGCCTCCTCATACTCCATCTCCTATTCCATTCCGTCAGATGTACACACCATCGCCTCCTCATATTACATCCTCTAAACATTATCCTGCTGGCTCACCATGCATGTCTCCGACAAGCAGCTCAGCGTCGTCTTCGAGATTGCCGCCTCCTTATATCCCTTGCCCCAAACCCACACGTCCTTTAGCGATTTCTCCCTTAGCCATGCCGGTGTATCTGCCTGATCAGCATGTAAGTAGACATATGCAATGGAAACATGATATGAATATCATGGTGAAAGTCTCATTTCAAGCACGTGACAATGAAtacttttttcttaatttttaggGTGGTCCATCTCAACATATTAATCCTACGCAAAATTATTTATATCAAGATAACCACATGCCAGCCAATGTTTACTTAGAGCCACTTAGTTCGATATTGCACGAAAATTCATACAACGACCAAAACGATGGCAGATCAACCGCTGAGATTATCGCTAATCAATCTCAAGATtacgttgatgaaaaattggcaGAGTATCAAGCGACGATATTCCAGTTGCAAGGTACCACCGTTGTGTACATGTAGTACATATAACACGTAAATAACTAACATCGTCTCGCTGTTTCTTTCGTTTTATGTTTTTCGTTTTGCTTATCATCGTAACTCAATAAATTCTATTAATATTTATTACGaagtaatacatattatactaATATCATTCGATGAAACAAACGTATTTATTTACGATACCTACGTGTATTATATTATTTGCCCGAATTGAAACTTGCAAGACACAAATGAGGctaattttacatttaaaaaatatccaacTGATCAAATTGACCCGTAGCTAGAGCTAAACAGAACAACAGTTCAGCTACTTGTTAACGCAATAAGATTAAGGGAATGAGTATATGTACTGTGtaatatgaatttcaaaaaacatgatGATTTTGCATCAAATGCATCATCGTTTTTTCATTCTGCGAATGCATCATACGTTTtataaaatatcaagaaatgATGTAAGAAAGTAAGAATGCAACGAAAGTTACCTAGGCCTACATCATGTTCCCAGTGAAAAGTTTTCAGTTCATTTCTTAGAACAGATTTTCTATGGATTTCTTAGTTTTACCTACAGGCGGCATAGTACTTCATAGCAAGTAATAATCATTCATTGAAATAggcaaatcaacaaaataattacttacaaTTTACAAGGATATGAATGCGTTCATTTCTGTCGAATAATCCAGcggaaaaactggaaaaaactTCAGCAATCTACCCGGACAATGTACAACTACTTGTaatcttttcattttcactgaTCAGGATCACAATTCACAACTCacaaattcacaaattttcctggaaaagaaaatgaaaacaaaaagtgtgaaaaaaaaatgaaaaacttcattATGATGATAAAAAGTTGGTAGTCTACATAAATTTTTCGAACACTTTGCCTTATCAAAATACGTCATCCAGTTCAAGGTCATGTTTTGTTgtcatcatttttgttttcactttctCTTTCGATAACGACGCAACTTTTATAACCGGGGTTTTCGAAATTGTGCcatgtgcaatttttgaaatattttgagtttACTCTTTATGATATAGattgaaatgttttctgagttCCCTTTCATTGAACGTATCGATTTGAGTGATCAACTTGATAATGTGCCATTCGCACAATGTAATATTTACAAGTCTTTTAGAGTGTTCGAATAATATGTAGACTATGTAGACCTCGACCTGTGTTATCGTCGATTTTCagtatgattttaaaatgaacttcgCTGTTCcttttatttttggaatgaaaTATCCCATCAAACGTGAGATATGACATAGTTTTGAAACTTGCCATCAAAACTATGAAGCAATTCCATCAAAATCCGTTAATATCGTCCATGGTAAGCTTATCACATActtcaaaattgttgattaaCTTATGTCAATTGTCAATATACTGCACCTtggttatattttttaaattcagatcACAAGAGTTATATTTTGAGTGATACAATTCTATACAAACGAAAAGAAATTCTCGTGTCGTTTATTACGGCTACTTTCGTTTTCTATGCATTGCAATAATCAATAAAAGTCGCGTAttaagcttcctttatagtggcgataagctggcaatagaaaatttctacagaaaatcgtggaattttttcaaactcaattttaagcacttttgaacctctaaacttgtaaaataataacatttcttataaattctgatgattattcactttaataaaaagttttcaatcttcatctcattcatcacttttctatggaaaagttaaaaaattttgacttttccatagaaaattgataaaattccacagCCAGTATAAATGCTTCCATTTGAATGTACACATTTgacttttctgtagaaaaattccacggccactataaaggaagctttaAGTATTTCGGTGTTGTAGAAAGGGTAATCCTCTTTTGTAGCTTTATTAGGTCAGTAAATCAAGGAGTACGATTCATAATGTAAGCTAAAGATCGATAAAAGTGATTATAGAActgtaaaatgatttttgatcattaattttacattttatccagtgatgatgttgaagaaaaaaatgagttgataaaCAATATAAATTCACATCGTATATACTTGGGTAATATTTCCGAGTAAAAATACGACATTGTTCATCAGAAAGAAAACACTTCATAGTtcatattatttacaaaattctcTCTTTGCATATTGTCAAAGTAAATATAACAAACTCCTAGAACATCAATTACAAAATAACAATAATATCGTGATTCTTGTACTGCATTCTCAATACATACTCAATACAGATACGTTATCTTAGCCAAGAACAAACTGGTTTGAAAACCAATACCGTATATTTTGGTCAACGAAGTACAGCGGAATACAACCGGCTGTAGTATGTTATTGGTGTTCGAAGTTACCGTACACTTTTTTTCGTGTGAATCGTTAAAACTTTTACGTTgtaaattgtgaattttttgtgcattattttgaacaatttttttttgttgagtgtGTTACCAAACTGTAAGAgcgattcattttttgttaatttcgagtatcatttttttttattcaatgacgatttctaaaaattttcatcattattagcAAGTTTAGATCTGCATgtgcatgaaaatttttgcataagcTCAAgttcttttctcaaatttctcgtaaaattgtttttatttttgctcatatgaaattaaaatttgttactGGGTATCGTTTCTTAATTTATTCCCAAAAATCGTACTCCATTGAtggtataattattttgaaatataagGTACTAAGCGTACATgattcttgttgaaaattgcaatgTTCCATTTTGCTTAGGTATTTCTAATTCTACCTCTGTTTTATCGATGCGATTTCTGCATACATGAACTATGAAGTAGTCAAGTTCTCGCTTGAATTACATAatgctaaatttatttttttactattcgaaaatttaccaatttcatTGGAACTACATACGTAGATGATGCATAATTGCAAATTAATAGGTAAAAGCAATAATTCAGCCAAAAATAAATCTATTATTGCtctgataataattttttaaagctctATTTAATTTGTTATTGTGTTAATTGCCCTTTTATTCTTGAAATAATccttaattactttttttgtaaaaagaattGTGGGCGAAAATCCATAAAACATAGATACCTATTtgtaaatttatcaaattttcattaaaaaaatgattttagtgGGTATTATACGTATGTTTAGCTTTGATTAGATAACGTTTTCAGAAGGCAAGgaaataattagaaaaattttgagaatttatcATCAAATATGTAGTATAAATTGGTATGTTCTATAGTGCTGAAGTTCATAAATTTTACAAAGTAAAAAAAGTTAGAGCTGTcataaattaaacattttttttgttctaaaatttcatagcaattttttctcagctcaaaaaaattaaaatagtcgTCATTGTAGGCTAATTAGAACCGCCCACGACTGAATTTCGTgtaataaaattgcaaattgttATTTCTAGATGAATCGCTTAATAAATTCGTTCGGTCATGATCGTGTTTAAAGTGCGAAAAATGGTTACAAAATGAATAGGTTTAATTCGTTCCGAAAATAATGGACCAGTCACCATCAACGTCGTCGAAACTGAAGAAATTCTTCGGATTTTCAAGTTCCGACAAGGGCGAAAGCTCTTCCACTTCATCGGATAAAAAATCCAAGTCGTCGGAAAGCAGCTCCTCTAATTCTAAAAATGGTAAGTGTTTTACAATGTGATTTATCTTATCTGTAGTGCGATGTGTAATGAACTTTGGTATTTTATCTTTCTTTTCGtgttattaattttcatttcaatggtACGATGTAAAACAGTGACAGAAAATCGTCGTTTATCAAAATCAATATTGAAGCACTAAATTTATCAATGCACATACTGTATGTACATAGCATTGTACATAGCCCTATGTATgtctgcaattttttcgaatcataGATATCAATCATcgtcgtttgaaaaattaccttaaatTACGATCAGTTCGAAGAACTCGTAAAAATTCAAGGctatgactgaaaaatttgaaaattcagtgcatctatgaaaaattattctgacTCCCTGCGGGTTCttcattattataattttttatgttcacAGTTACCGGCAAAGGCAAATTGAAGAAAGACGCGTCCGGAGAATGTTACGAAAAAGTAGTCAGCGAAAGTGAGATCGTCGATAGCACCGGCAAAAAGAAAGGTAAAATTATACACGTCGATCGAGTAATCGTTCATAAGAAGAAGAAgactaaaaaatcgaattcggaAAAACCTAACTCGAAACCGGCTACCAACGAATCTCCCAGCATCGCAAAACCAGATCTCATACCCGAAGATGACAAACGTGAAGAAAAGGTTCAAGAACCTGTCTACGTCGATACCGCAAAGGCTGATATCGATGTTGCTCATAAACCAGCGCGTGTTGTTGATACTACAAAGGCTGACGTCAATGCTGCCCCTAAACCAGCGTACGTTGATAATACAAAGGCTGATGTGGACGTAGCTCCTAAACCTGTGTACTCCGGTACTTCAAAGGCTGCAGTCGATGCTACTCCTATTCCAGCTACGTGCACAAAACCTCTCGATAATGTTACCCCTAACAGTGATTCCTCCGGCTTGACTACATCTCCCGATTATATCGCAGCTTTTGATGAACTTGTCAATGCTGacgatggtgaaaaaatcaatgtCTCAGGCACTTTCGATTCATTCTACGAAAGTTTGAAACCAGAAATGAACGACGATATTAAAAGCAGAGTACCGTTTAACGAAGAAAGctggaaaaaattggataaCGAAAATGAAGCCGTTAAGTACGTGGTGAGAAATAACGACGGTGACGAATTGACAGTCGACAGCGTCGAAAGCGTGCCGCCAGGATACCAGATATTTAAAACAATCCTTACGAAATCTAGCGAACATAAATTAATCGGTACTTCCAAGCTGAACGTCCCCAAAGATTTGGGTGATCCGGAAAATTGGCTCGAGTTCGAAAACGAAAATGAGTCGTTCAAATACGTAGTCAAAGATAAAGACGGCAAAGAAATGATTTACGATAATAAAGAAAGTATTCCTGTCGGATATGAGGTAATAAATGTGATAAAAGTTCGCTCAAAACAACGCCAAGTAGTCGGTAATTCGAAACGCGAAGTGACTGCCGAATTTAGCGGACCCGATAAATggcaagaatttgaaaatcaacacGAAATGGTCAGATACGTAATTCGAGATCCCAGCGGTAAAGAATCAACGGTCGATAATGTCGATAACTTAGCTCCTGGTTACGAAATTGTGAAAACAGTCAAATATAAGACCAACGAGAAGAAAATTATCGGTATTACCAAACTAGAAACCAAACGTGAAGTTCAGCACCCTTCCAATTGGCAAGAAACCGAAAATGAAAGCGAAATTGTACAATATATTTGTAAAGATCCGGAAGGTAACGAAGTAACGTTTGGAAACTTAGATGAAATCCCCTCGAATTACCAGTTATTCAAGACAATCAAGTTCAAAACAAATCAGCGTCAGATAATCGGCTCATCGTTAAGAACTACTTCTCGTAATGTAAACCAAACTATCAAGTATGTCATCACCAAAGATGGTAAAAAAGTTTTGGCGGATGATTCTCAAAATAACTCTGAAACCTTTGAATTACAACCCGATATCACCGAATACCTTGTGAAAGATTCGACTGGCAAAGAATTCAAAGTAGATAATATCGACAATTTACCCCCTGGATACGAAGTATTGAAAACCTTTAAATACGTCTCGAGTGGGTCTGCTCAGTTTCCAAGTGATGCGGATACAACCACCGACGATAGCTCTGAGGTGACAAAATATGTTGTCAAAGACGCCAGCGGCCAAGAAATCACCTTAGATTCCATCGAAAATCTACCACCAGAGTATACGTTACTTAAAACCCTGAAATATAGAACAACCACTCGTCGAATCACCTCCAATGAATCGCACATAGATCAATATATTGTCTCCGGTGAAAATCAAGCTCACAGtagaaatgaaataatcaaaTACATCTTCGTCGACAAAGCTGGTAAAGAAATAACCTTAGATAACCTCGATGACATTCCACCTGGATACGAATTATTGAAAACGTTCAAATACGTTACTAGTGATTTCGTTCAATTTCCGAGTGATGCTGATTCAACTTCCGACAATAGCTCTGAGGTGATTAAATATGTCGTCAAAGACGCTAGCGGTCAAGAAATCACTTTAGATTCTATCGAAAATCTACCTTCGGAGTATACTTTGATTAAAACGCTGAAATATAGAACAACCAGTCGTCAAATCATCCCTGGCGAATCGCAAATTGATAAATATATTATTACCGGTGAAAATCAAGCTCACGATAAAAATGAAGTTGTCAAGTACATCTTCAGAGACGAAACTGGTAAAGAAATTACCCTCGATAGCCTGAACAA encodes:
- the LOC135835866 gene encoding uncharacterized protein LOC135835866, coding for MSWQPPNYPKGWGKPPPHTPSPIPFRQMYTPSPPHITSSKHYPAGSPCMSPTSSSASSSRLPPPYIPCPKPTRPLAISPLAMPVYLPDQHGGPSQHINPTQNYLYQDNHMPANVYLEPLSSILHENSYNDQNDGRSTAEIIANQSQDYVDEKLAEYQATIFQLQGTTVVYM